The genomic DNA GAAAGCATTACCTGCttttatatcatataaaaTACCCATTTGGTCTACACAAACTTGAGCTCAAGTTTTTTGGTCTCAGATAAGATCAAGTCCATGTAGATTCAAGTGAGAATTTTTAGGATTAAAGTCATATGGCCATGCCCGGTGGGTCCTATACTATCACCAATCAAATATTAAGAATGTGTTTGGgttttgagttgagttgagttgagttgagttgagttgagttgagttttggttttaattagtttgtaatgattgtattactaaattatgagaaaaaagtatgaaaaggtagtgaatagttgagataaagtaataattaagtaataattgtgttgttgaattaagagaaaaaatatgaaaaaataataaatagttgagataaaataatgattaagtaataattgtgttgttgaattgaaggtaagttgagttgagttgagttaaaaaaaatttaaaatccaaacacaccctaaatCTCCCTCTCCCCTCAAATATTTCAGATTGCAGATCAATTGAGGCCAAGTAAACTGGTGGTCGCATTTCTGTCCAGACTATGCAATGTCATTCCATCTTGGAGAGTAGTTCCTACTTCCCAAGATATCATCGAGCTCGCCTTCAAAGTTCCTGAAGTACGGGAACAGGTGAATACTACGCCATTTGATGCATAATTGTCTCAAATTAAAGCTTTCAATTTTATTCGTACAATTAATATATCGTTTCAAAACATTTTCAAAGAATTTCATGATGGAGTAATCATCTTTCGTATATCTTTCTTCCAACAGGTGAGATCGAACCCGTATTGCTATAAAGGGCGGCCTCGGTTGAAAACCGGTTACGAGTGTATGAGAATAAGCATGGAACTTGAAAATAGACTCAGCGAGGTATATGTATACATGTTGATTTGCTGGCTCGtttcatgaaatttatttGCAAATTTACAAAATGTTATGCATCAATGTCGAAATGCTTTGTTAGGTTTTGCTACCATTCATAGTTCTCCACGGAGAGGACGACAAAGTTACGGATATATCTGTCAGCAAACTACTCCACAAACAAGCCTCGAGCACAGACAAGACACTGAAGACATACCCCAGGATGTGGCACGGGTTGCTGTATGGTGAGGAGCCTGAGAACATCAATATTGTCTTTTCGGACGTCATTGGGTGGTTGGATGAGAGAACTTCTGCAGGAAACTCAAGGCTTGAGGGGGAGCGGAAGTTGgcagaagaagatgatgcccTGAAGGCTAAGTATTGATcagtcatatataatatatatatatatatatatatatatatatatatggcactAGTACTCAACGCTTTCTTAGTTTAATATGTAACGTTTTGTAAAAAGATCGCTGATTGAATCGAATTCGACTGCTCGATGTATAGTTGAACAGTTCAACTACTTATGCAAATGCTCCGCTTTGTACCAAATGCCGCAATAACTAAACCATATCACCTAAACCACAAAGGCAGCAGACGTACTATAAATCACAGGATTCATAGACCAAACAAAGACATTTGCAGTATCCCTCAGCATGGAAAAGAAGGCCAAGTACAATATTTGCATTTTAATGTTATCCTACATCCTCTTGTTCTTGGTCGAGCCCAAAAACCATTCATTTGCCCGAACcctcaccgagcctgctccaAAGACAGTACATCAAACTACAATTATCACATTCCTGATGAGAAATGTCCTGAGTGGGGCCTCTAATAACAGGCCATCCACCACAAAAGTCACCAGTCAGATTCCTTTCCCTAAACCCCTCGGCCTCTTCCCTCCCGACGGAGGAATCCCGATTCCCCTCTCTAAGCCGGACCCATCAACCCCCACCACGGGCCAATCCTCCAACACGCTTGGTGTACCTTTGGATGGGTTTTCCTTTCCCACTATTGCGACCCTCCAGGAACTGGAGCTCGGAACCGTGACACCTATCGATGAGGAGATGTTCGACGCTACAAGTTCAAGTTCAACACTGTATGGATCATCACCACGAGTTACCGGGAAAGGGCAGGGGATATATGTGGCGAGCTCAGAGGACGGGACGAGTCATATGGTGGCGATGGCTGCTTATTTTGCGGGATCAGAGTTCAAGGACGGGCTGAGGTTCTTCGGAGTACATCGGAGAGATGCCTCGGAGTCTCATATTGCGGTGATTGGTGGGACTGGGAAGTATAACGACGCCAATGGCTATGCTTCAGTTAAGGCTGTGAATGGAAACATATACCTTCTCTTCACAGTTTATCTCAGCTAGGATTAATTAACCACCATTTGACATTAATTACAAAGTCAGTAATTAATTGCCCTCCAGTTCTCATTCGTCATACTTTGTACCACAGAAATGATAAACTTACTAATTCTAATttaatgatgaaaaaaattaatttagataTGTCTATCATTCGATCTGTGAAATCTTTTTTTCAGTTGAAAATACGAAGGGTCCTCCTTCACCAATTAGTAGAGATTAATTCATATTTGGATATCAGTTTGGTCTTGGCCACAAAATATTTCTACAGGTATCGTACCGCTGCACCGCGTGTGTCCGTCCAAGCCTTGTTGAAAAGTCTCTAATATATACGGGAAATTATTGTTGCtttcaaatttgaaattagaAGAGATTACAAATTCTGAgtataagaaaaatgaaactAAGAAATAATTGGTAGAGTCAAACGTAATTCTCTATTCATCAAAACAAGTTataagctcaatcaagttttgatattattgaaattaagatcAATTAAAATCCTCTCAATACACATTTTGCTTAATCAAGTCCCAAAAAATAAACAGAACAAGAACTCTAAATGTGTTCTGTTTTTATTCAGACAGGTAGACGCTGAAATGGGACAACCGTATCGACCCGTCGGCCGTGTGTGGACCCCCATCCAAAGGCTCTTAATGGTTGCTAACCCCTTCACATGCTCGTACTCTCCTGTTCCAGCTATCACCGCCACCTGTGATGCCTCAGAAGTCATTCGATGGACCCCGAAATGACTTAATGTGTTGTCTACACATCATCGTGGTCCTCTCCATGTAACATCACCATCATAGCAATGGTCTTGCTGGTCCCATCGAATAAGCTAGCTAAGTAGAACCCCTGGGCTTGGCCGATCACTGAAGACCCTAGCTCGTGGCCCTCGGTCAACTCATCGTCGAACAATGTgatggacccgaacatgaGCTGTGGAGGGTGCTGCCTGCGGGCAGCTGCCAGGCAGTTACAAACGGTTGGTTGCTGCCGTCTTGGACTTGGTTGTTGTTCCCAGTGTTTTGGATCACCGTGTTGGGCTGCAGCCGGGCCCCGTTCAGGCCCGCATTGAATGGGAGGGTGGTGGTTGTTGACAATGCCATTGATGTTGGGGACATTCCCGAGATTGCCATTCACGAGCGGGACCCCTCCGGTGAGCTGGAGGATGTTGTTGCTCGGTCCGAGAAGGGGATCCCGGTGATCCCCATGGCGGCTATCACCCCAGTGACCACCCTTGCTGATGGGCTATCGACCCTCCTAAGATGTCGTGCATGAAGAAAGTCATCATTTGAGGTTGTCTTTCTACGGGTTTTGCCATGACAACGCTGGCTGATACAGCTGGGCCTGGCCCAACAGTTGGCAATGCAAGTGACGGAGCGGTTGTTGGTGCGACGGGAAGAGGTTGGTCTGCGGACTCTGCCTCGTCCGTGCTGTCCATCCTCCTCGTGGCAACGGCAGGGATCTGTGGACTTTGCAAATTGCTACCAGTGGCTGGACCCAGTGGGCCCGACTCCTCGAGAATCCGTGCCGAGCTGGCACATCAAAGGGTGATAGCTAAGGAGGAAGAGGCAGATGGCCAGCTTGAGAGACGTAGCCATTGCAAGATTGCCTGAATTATGGTAGAAATTGAAGTATATGATCGTGGAATGAATTCGAATTTGAGAGTACGGCTCTGCACTATGTATAGGCTTTAGGAATGTAGTGGAGAGCTGATGATGAGATGGAATGGAACTGTTGAATTAAACCCTTTAGCCTAATTCATCGTTATCATCTGCCAAATCACACCATTTCAggagtgtatatatatatattaagggTATAAATGTGATATCTTCACATTAGAGGATTATGTTATAATTATGTACAAATGTATCTCTATGTATACCATATGTCTGCCCAATATGGGCAAATCTTCTCATTCATACACAAACATGGTATTAGAGCCACAAAACTAGGCTAAACCTAGTTTCTCTCAAACCTAGCCGACAGACCTTGTATTGCCCAAGTCTGCCTTTTCGATCATGAAGCCTCCTACTGATCAGGTCATCAATCCTCTTGCACAAGATGCTCTTCCACCGATTATCTCATCCACCTCAGGTACCTCTGCTGCTGCCGCCATGACCAATCCCATATCTATTCCTAATATCAACATCAACAACCTTGTTCCGATCAAGCTAAATAACCGAAA from Punica granatum isolate Tunisia-2019 chromosome 2, ASM765513v2, whole genome shotgun sequence includes the following:
- the LOC116193871 gene encoding dirigent protein 18-like, encoding MEKKAKYNICILMLSYILLFLVEPKNHSFARTLTEPAPKTVHQTTIITFLMRNVLSGASNNRPSTTKVTSQIPFPKPLGLFPPDGGIPIPLSKPDPSTPTTGQSSNTLGVPLDGFSFPTIATLQELELGTVTPIDEEMFDATSSSSTLYGSSPRVTGKGQGIYVASSEDGTSHMVAMAAYFAGSEFKDGLRFFGVHRRDASESHIAVIGGTGKYNDANGYASVKAVNGNIYLLFTVYLS